From the Roseibium salinum genome, one window contains:
- a CDS encoding ABC transporter substrate-binding protein yields MKALKQVLRILPLCAMLGAAPALARDVTDSMGTVTVPDEPKRVVVLTNEGTEALLALGVTPVGAANSWNGDPWWDHISEAMEGAEPVGKESAVNLEMVAALEPDLILGNKQRHEEIHAQLSAIAPTVMSQELRGDWKINFRLYAEALGKQAEAEAAIDDYDAAVASLREKLGDHLNEEVSVIRFVPGQIRIYQLDSFSGVLLKDIGFNRPANQNVEEFAIRTGKESIPDMDGDRIFYFTYETGNGEGSALEEEVLSDPLWQSLSAVKAGNVHRVSDAIWNTAGGIIAARLMLQDIERIYGVE; encoded by the coding sequence ATGAAGGCCTTGAAGCAAGTTCTGCGTATTCTGCCGCTCTGCGCGATGCTGGGGGCCGCGCCCGCGCTCGCCCGGGACGTGACCGACAGCATGGGGACCGTGACCGTTCCCGATGAACCCAAGCGCGTTGTCGTGCTGACGAACGAAGGCACGGAAGCCTTGCTGGCCTTGGGCGTGACGCCCGTGGGCGCGGCCAATTCCTGGAACGGCGATCCCTGGTGGGATCACATTTCCGAAGCGATGGAAGGGGCCGAGCCGGTCGGCAAGGAAAGCGCGGTGAACCTGGAAATGGTGGCGGCGCTCGAGCCGGACCTGATCCTGGGCAACAAGCAGCGCCACGAGGAGATCCATGCCCAGCTTTCCGCCATTGCGCCGACGGTGATGTCGCAGGAACTGCGCGGCGACTGGAAGATCAATTTCCGCCTTTATGCCGAAGCCCTCGGCAAGCAGGCGGAAGCCGAGGCGGCCATTGACGACTATGACGCCGCCGTCGCGTCGCTGCGCGAAAAACTCGGCGACCATCTCAACGAGGAAGTCTCCGTCATCCGCTTCGTGCCGGGCCAGATCCGCATCTATCAGCTGGACAGCTTTTCCGGCGTTCTCCTGAAGGATATCGGCTTCAACCGTCCGGCGAACCAGAATGTCGAGGAATTCGCCATTCGCACGGGCAAGGAAAGCATTCCGGACATGGACGGCGACCGGATCTTCTATTTCACCTACGAGACGGGGAACGGCGAAGGGTCCGCACTGGAAGAGGAAGTGCTGTCCGATCCGCTGTGGCAGTCCCTGTCGGCGGTCAAGGCCGGCAATGTCCACCGGGTCAGC
- a CDS encoding iron chelate uptake ABC transporter family permease subunit has translation MNVLSALPRLVPLLGLLLLVTIAATGIGSSFMPPERVVSALLDQGARMDEVIVWTLRLPRVTLAILAGAALALAGAMLQRVVRNPMASPSVLGITDGAAVGVVLFLWLFSDSANNLLVSIHWQPVAAVAAAALFGFLVMALAAADRGGNKPLKIILYGIALAALAKAAVTLLIILGPVYRANQALTWLTGSIGAAHWQDVYVVGAGLAAITPFLMAQRLAAHQMALDPQSARTTGLSLEKAQFALLAAAVFLTALAAAHVGAIGFVGLVAPHVARIFHGQFRPGYLLSTALTGSLIVLLADTLARTLAPPLELPAGALTALVGAPLFLYLLIKDGNIMPELMARLENVTAAYDGTTALDAVSLKLPDHKIIAFCGPNGSGKSTALRTMRGLHKPLSGEVRIAGRPLHDWPAKELARQVAMLSQSPHAPSDLTVGDLVLMGRYSHRGRFSGPSAEDTAACETALAITEMADLRDRSLAQLSGGQLQRAWVAMTLAQNAPRIFLDEPTNHLDIAHAFELLDLIKHLSRAENRSFVIVLHDLNMAMRYADHVVLFERGRIAASGATEEVLTEENVSSVFGISCRIMKLEALERPVIVSWGKDTSLTPSSTACPPFEFED, from the coding sequence ATGAACGTCCTGTCCGCGTTGCCGAGGCTCGTTCCGCTGCTCGGCCTCCTGCTTCTGGTCACCATCGCCGCAACCGGCATCGGCTCCAGCTTCATGCCGCCGGAACGGGTGGTTTCCGCCCTTCTTGACCAGGGCGCGCGCATGGACGAGGTGATCGTCTGGACGCTCCGCCTGCCCCGCGTTACCCTTGCCATCCTGGCGGGCGCCGCCCTTGCGCTGGCCGGGGCAATGCTGCAGCGGGTCGTCCGCAACCCCATGGCCTCGCCGTCCGTGCTCGGCATTACCGACGGTGCGGCGGTCGGCGTGGTGCTGTTCCTGTGGCTGTTTTCCGACAGCGCCAACAACCTTCTGGTTTCCATCCACTGGCAACCGGTTGCCGCCGTCGCGGCCGCGGCGCTGTTCGGTTTCCTGGTCATGGCACTTGCGGCCGCGGACCGGGGCGGCAACAAGCCGCTGAAGATCATTCTCTACGGCATCGCCCTGGCCGCACTTGCCAAGGCCGCCGTCACGCTGCTGATCATCCTCGGTCCGGTCTACCGGGCCAATCAGGCGCTGACCTGGCTGACCGGCTCCATCGGCGCCGCCCACTGGCAGGATGTCTATGTCGTCGGCGCGGGTCTTGCCGCGATCACGCCCTTCCTGATGGCCCAGCGTCTGGCCGCACACCAGATGGCGCTCGACCCGCAAAGCGCCAGAACCACCGGGCTATCGCTGGAAAAGGCGCAATTCGCCCTGCTGGCCGCCGCGGTCTTCCTGACCGCCCTTGCCGCGGCCCATGTCGGCGCGATCGGCTTTGTCGGGCTGGTCGCCCCGCATGTGGCGCGGATCTTTCACGGCCAGTTCCGGCCGGGCTACCTGCTCTCCACCGCCCTCACCGGCAGCCTGATCGTTCTCCTGGCCGATACGCTCGCCCGAACGCTTGCACCGCCGCTGGAGCTTCCCGCCGGGGCCCTCACGGCCCTCGTCGGCGCTCCCTTGTTCCTGTACCTGCTGATCAAGGACGGCAACATCATGCCTGAACTCATGGCCCGCCTTGAAAACGTCACCGCGGCCTATGACGGCACGACCGCACTCGACGCGGTCTCCCTGAAGCTGCCCGACCACAAGATCATCGCCTTTTGCGGCCCGAACGGCAGCGGCAAGTCCACTGCGCTCAGAACCATGCGCGGCCTGCACAAGCCCCTCAGCGGGGAGGTCCGGATTGCCGGAAGACCGCTTCACGACTGGCCGGCGAAAGAACTTGCCCGCCAGGTGGCCATGCTGTCCCAGTCTCCCCACGCGCCGTCGGACCTCACCGTCGGCGACCTGGTGCTGATGGGCCGCTATTCCCATCGCGGCCGTTTCTCCGGCCCTTCGGCCGAGGACACCGCCGCCTGCGAAACCGCGCTTGCGATCACCGAAATGGCCGATCTCAGGGACCGCTCCCTCGCGCAGCTTTCCGGCGGTCAGCTTCAGCGTGCCTGGGTGGCGATGACGCTGGCCCAGAACGCGCCGCGCATCTTCCTGGACGAGCCGACCAATCACCTCGACATCGCCCATGCCTTCGAACTGCTCGACCTGATCAAGCACCTGAGCCGGGCGGAGAACCGGAGCTTCGTGATCGTCCTGCACGACCTCAACATGGCCATGCGCTACGCGGACCACGTCGTCCTGTTCGAACGGGGCCGCATTGCCGCGAGCGGGGCCACCGAGGAGGTGCTGACCGAGGAGAACGTCTCCAGCGTCTTCGGCATTTCCTGCCGGATCATGAAGCTGGAGGCACTGGAGCGTCCGGTGATCGTCTCCTGGGGAAAGGACACATCCCTGACGCCCTCCAGCACGGCCTGCCCGCCTTTCGAATTCGAAGATTGA
- a CDS encoding ester cyclase: protein MHTQTDINRRTVQRFLTGTHSRNIEDVAVIDETVADTITCHGFPGFVIEDHESYKNFFRVFRQSFSDMDWTVHALIADETHVCARWEITATFSGDFAGVKADGRRVTFDGMVLYRMERGLIAETWLQINEMQLLTAIGAIPALAA, encoded by the coding sequence ATGCACACGCAAACCGACATCAACCGCCGCACCGTCCAGCGGTTCCTGACCGGAACCCATTCGCGTAACATCGAGGATGTTGCCGTCATCGATGAAACCGTTGCCGATACGATCACCTGCCACGGGTTCCCGGGCTTCGTGATTGAGGATCACGAGAGCTACAAGAATTTTTTCCGGGTCTTCCGGCAGTCCTTTTCCGATATGGACTGGACGGTGCATGCGCTGATCGCCGACGAGACCCATGTCTGCGCCCGCTGGGAAATCACCGCGACCTTCAGCGGGGATTTTGCCGGGGTGAAGGCGGACGGCCGGCGGGTCACGTTCGACGGCATGGTGCTCTACCGGATGGAGCGCGGGCTGATTGCCGAGACCTGGCTGCAGATCAACGAGATGCAGCTCCTGACCGCGATCGGCGCCATTCCGGCGCTCGCGGCCTGA
- a CDS encoding FecCD family ABC transporter permease, which produces MTRLVIGLGAALCAAVFLSLHAGLTFYSPQTVFAALAGAEGTDALIVTTLRLPRTLIGLFCGAALGLSGLLMQSVTRNPLAEPGLLGLNAGAALFVTLGITVFGVSSLAGIGAAAILGALLTTALVFFLSISAGGADNPATTLLAGFTVASLLASFTQTLLLIDESALETLLFWLSGSFANRPLDLLLLGIPLLVAGCAGSLFLASSLDVLRLDDATARSVGVNVVAARLAALFFAALLAAGAVAMAGPVLFLGLAAPHIAQRLSGTNLPPTRQLIVVSMLTGAVIAIAADILARIIVAPGEAPISPVLALVGVPLLIHLLRERKGAAIR; this is translated from the coding sequence GTGACGCGGCTGGTTATCGGACTTGGCGCTGCCCTTTGCGCTGCCGTCTTCCTGAGCCTTCATGCGGGACTGACGTTTTACAGCCCGCAAACGGTCTTCGCTGCGCTTGCCGGGGCTGAGGGAACCGATGCCCTCATCGTCACCACCCTGCGGCTGCCCAGGACCTTGATCGGGCTCTTTTGCGGCGCGGCCCTCGGCCTGTCCGGTCTCCTGATGCAATCCGTCACCCGCAATCCCCTGGCCGAGCCCGGCCTGCTCGGCCTCAATGCCGGCGCGGCGCTGTTCGTGACCCTCGGCATCACCGTCTTCGGTGTCTCGAGCCTTGCCGGGATCGGCGCCGCAGCCATCCTCGGCGCGCTGCTGACAACGGCTCTCGTCTTCTTCCTGTCGATCTCGGCCGGCGGCGCAGACAATCCGGCTACGACGCTACTGGCCGGTTTCACCGTCGCCTCACTGCTCGCCTCCTTCACGCAGACGCTTCTCCTGATTGACGAGTCGGCGCTCGAAACATTGCTGTTCTGGCTATCCGGCAGCTTCGCCAACCGGCCGCTCGATCTTCTGCTGCTCGGAATTCCGCTCCTCGTCGCCGGATGCGCGGGCAGCCTGTTCCTGGCCTCCTCGCTCGACGTCCTGCGCCTCGATGACGCCACGGCGCGCTCGGTCGGCGTCAATGTCGTCGCGGCGCGACTGGCAGCCCTCTTCTTCGCCGCGCTGCTGGCCGCCGGCGCGGTCGCCATGGCGGGGCCGGTGCTGTTCCTCGGTCTCGCCGCGCCGCATATCGCGCAGCGCCTCTCGGGCACGAACCTGCCGCCGACGCGCCAGCTCATCGTGGTGTCCATGCTCACCGGTGCAGTTATTGCAATTGCCGCGGACATTCTCGCCCGGATCATCGTTGCACCCGGAGAAGCCCCCATCAGCCCGGTTCTGGCGCTGGTCGGCGTCCCCCTGCTGATCCATCTCCTGCGGGAACGGAAGGGAGCTGCGATCCGATGA
- a CDS encoding DUF1127 domain-containing protein yields MNRLLTIVPRKFRRRTEIRRNEFALARMPEYLLKDIGVTRSEIGRRYRQAG; encoded by the coding sequence GTGAATCGCTTACTGACGATCGTCCCCCGGAAGTTCCGCCGGCGGACCGAGATCCGGCGCAATGAATTCGCGCTTGCGCGGATGCCCGAGTATCTCCTGAAGGATATCGGCGTCACGCGCAGCGAAATCGGACGCCGATACAGGCAAGCCGGCTGA